In Spinacia oleracea cultivar Varoflay chromosome 5, BTI_SOV_V1, whole genome shotgun sequence, a single window of DNA contains:
- the LOC110800314 gene encoding WEB family protein At5g55860-like → MVNIIRTRQNSMGGSPRAAEVGEIDTKAPFQSVKAAVSLFVEASSFSPKAAKPNITKKSKPQAQVELIDKDAELHIALNELKRLKEQLRGAELEKSKALPELDKARRTLDELKQRLKTINESKQSILESSEALKVRDRELEEAISSSVNVQDVIDIVQQDLDATTEEYNAAILELDASKQQLSSVRRELDATLEAKTTAFRISQKADAEAEAHRQRISDLTKQISSMQEELANIKSSARDAEKEHQDRLAKKHDEICFGRLSKEELEGKLLVLKNEHQSLLEDENLQLKLVETKAEILYLEEKLSKARAAYLESEKATSFELEIAKKTLEQVAEEKISLQNSVESLKQELQYVGKELAEQKHKQEEVDALINKLRAELDDNKNVLEVGVVNKTSAADVSDDMAILIEQLSIETERSNQGTQEMNKKIEQQKQETKTAIEMIADMEFKLTRLLKEVEEAKAAERAAQDEIKALSERPEESTSETNGKIKLSIEDHNSLMEKVDESEKLADIKVTANLALVEALVASQKEAAQKYEAVSIEIEELKMKEEEVVKTAEMAEAAKSVLEVELHRMYQQEQNNQTTQPELTPEGHT, encoded by the exons ATGGTGAACATAATAAGAACACGGCAGAATTCCATGGGAGGCTCTCCGAGGGCAGCCGAGGTAGGAGAGATAGATACCAAAGCTCCTTTTCAATCTGTCAAAGCTGCTGTTAGTCTCTTTGTTGAAGCATCATCCTTCTCTCCTAAAGCCGCCAAACCTAATATTACCAAGAAGTCCAAACCTCAAGCTCag GTAGAACTAATAGACAAGGATGCAGAGTTACATATTGCCTTGAACGAGCTGAAAAGGTTGAAGGAGCAACTGAGAGGAGCCGAATTAGAAAAAAGCAAAGCCCTACCTGAACTCGACAAGGCTAGAAGGACTCTTGATGAACTCAAACAAAGATTGAAAACCATCAATGAATCCAAGCAGTCCATACTTGAATCTTCAGAAGCTCTTAAGGTTAGGGATAGGGAGCTTGAAGAGGCAATATCATCTAGTGTTAATGTTCAAGATGTAATTGATATTGTACAACAAGATTTGGACGCCACCACGGAGGAGTACAACGCTGCCATCTTGGAGCTTGATGCCTCTAAACAACAGCTCAGCAGTGTACGTAGGGAATTAGATGCGACATTAGAAGCTAAAACTACTGCTTTCCGCATTTCACAAAAAGCAGATGCAGAAGCAGAAGCTCACCGACAGAGAATCAGCGACCTTACCAAGCAGATATCTAGCATGCAGGAAGAATTAGCTAACATCAAGTCTTCTGCTAGAGATGCGGAGAAGGAGCACCAGGATCGTTTAGCAAAGAAACATGATGAGATATGTTTTGGTAGACTTTCCAAGGAAGAGTTGGAAGGTAAACTGCTTGTTCTGAAGAATGAACACCAATCGCTACTAGAGGATGAAAATCTGCAGCTGAAACTTGTAGAAACTAAAGCTGAAATATTATATCTTGAAGAAAAGCTATCAAAAGCCCGAGCTGCTTATTTAGAATCTGAGAAAGCAACAAGTTTTGAGCTTGAGATTgccaagaaaacactagagcAGGTAGCAGAGGAGAAGATATCTCTACAAAATTCAGTGGAATCCCTCAAGCAAGAGCTACAATATGTTGGGAAGGAATTAGCAGAGCAAAAGCATAAACAGGAGGAAGTAGATGCTTTAATCAATAAGCTCCGAGCTGAACTAGATGATAACAAGAATGTGCTTGAAGTTGGCGTTGTAAATAAAACAAGTGCAGCAGATGTCTCTGATGATATGGCCATATTGATAGAACAACTGTCAATTGAAACTGAGAGATCAAATCAAGGAACTCAGGAGATGAACAAGAAAATAGAGCAGCAGAAACAAGAAACCAAAACTGCCATAGAGATGATAGCAGATATGGAATTTAAGCTCACACGTCTGCTGAAAGAGGTAGAAGAAGCCAAAGCAGCAGAAAGAGCTGCTCAAGATGAGATTAAAGCACTCTCTGAAAGACCTGAAGAATCAACTTCTGAAACCAATGGAAAGATTAAGTTGTCAATTGAAGATCACAATTCCTTGATGGAGAAGGTTGATGAATCGGAAAAGTTAGCTGATATAAAAGTAACTGCAAACCTAGCTCTAGTAGAAGCCCTAGTTGCAAGCCAAAAGGAAGCGGCTCAAAAGTATGAAGCTGTTTCAATTGAGATAGAAGAACTAAAGATGAAAGAAGAGGAGGTTGTAAAGACTGCTGAGATGGCTGAGGCAGCAAAGAGTGTTTTGGAAGTGGAGCTGCATCGGATGTATCAACAAGAGCAAAACAATCAAACAACTCAACCTGAATTGACACCTGAGGGCCATACGTAG
- the LOC110800316 gene encoding DNA oxidative demethylase ALKBH2, with amino-acid sequence MGENLKMEETGSGNTRKRDTAWAESERSIQLQSKKRIVEEEEESRKKSSRTSSRIIELGNGSQVVYYPSFLDYNEAWKLFDYLNNHIPWTRPTIRVFGRSCVQPRDSCYVATEGVSELKYSGYQPQAYPWHQFPPLQHLLQAVEDGVPGSHFNSLLLNRYNGGNDYVSWHSDDESLYGPTPLIASLSFGCDRHFYLKKKPNKLASSVLKKNSSDESSSKQLKKTKNVDEQHSMLLKHGSLLVMRGYTQRDWNHSVPKRTKLDAVRINLTFRLVL; translated from the exons ATGGGCGAAAACCTAAAAATGGAGGAAACAGGGTCAGGTAATACTAGAAAGAGGGATACGGCGTGGGCAGAAAGCGAAAGGTCAATCCAATTGCAATCGAAGAAGAGAAtcgttgaagaagaagaagaatctaGAAAAAAGAGTAGTCGTACGAGTAGTAGAATTATAGAATTAGGAAATGGAAGCCAAGTAGTATATTATCCAAGCTTCTTAGATTATAACGAAGCTTGGAAATTATTTGATTACCTCAACAATCACATTCCATGGACTCGCCCAACAATCCGAGTATTTGGTCGGTCCTGCGTCCAG CCTCGAGATAGCTGCTATGTTGCCACTGAAGGTGTTTCTGAACTGAAATATAGTGGCTATCAGCCTCAAGCTTATCCTTGGCACCAATTCCCGCCTCTCCAACATCTCCTCCAGGCG GTAGAAGATGGTGTTCCTGGGAGTCATTTTAACAGCTTGCTGCTGAATCGATACAATGGTGGGAATGACTACGTTTCTTGGCATTCTGATGATGAATCTCTTTATGGACCTACACCTCTTATTGCTTCCCTTTCTTTTGGTTGTGATCGTCATTTTTACTTGAAGAAAAAACCCAACAAATTGGCGTCTTCAG TGTTAAAGAAGAATTCGAGTGATGAATCTTCGAGCAAGCAGTTGAAGAAAACCAAGAATGTCGATGAGCAGCATTCCATGTTATTAAAACATGGATCCCTGTTGGTTATGAGAGGCTATACTCAGAGGGATTGGAACCATTCTGTGCCTAAGCGTACTAAACTAGATGCTGTCAGGATCAACCTTACCTTCAGGCTTGTCCTTTGA